The Thiorhodovibrio litoralis genome includes a window with the following:
- the rsmI gene encoding 16S rRNA (cytidine(1402)-2'-O)-methyltransferase, giving the protein MLSPPNQLDATVKPSVLYVVATPIGNLGDLSSRAAGILAGVDLIACEDTRHSRRLLAHLGIGKPVCSYHDHNEAQAHARLLERLAAGESIALISDAGTPLISDPGFVLVREARALGIEVVPIPGPSALICALSASGLPSDRFLFLGFAPRSQSARRAFLETAVAEPGTLILYESGKRVLATLQDCAAVLGEARRAVIARELTKRFETYLSDSLAQLHARVSAETEHQLGELVLLIEGASGGASAEREREALVVLDILRAELPTRQAAALAARITGLPRNWLYRAALAAEDGHRNDDRQS; this is encoded by the coding sequence ATGCTCTCTCCGCCAAATCAGTTGGATGCGACAGTTAAGCCGAGCGTACTATACGTTGTGGCAACGCCCATCGGCAATCTCGGCGACCTGAGCTCGCGTGCCGCAGGCATCCTCGCGGGCGTGGACTTGATCGCCTGCGAGGACACGCGCCACAGCCGCCGCCTGCTCGCGCATCTGGGCATCGGCAAGCCCGTCTGCAGCTACCATGACCACAACGAGGCGCAGGCGCATGCGCGCCTGCTGGAGCGACTCGCGGCGGGCGAGAGCATCGCGCTGATCAGCGATGCCGGCACCCCGCTGATCAGCGATCCCGGCTTTGTGCTGGTGCGCGAGGCGCGCGCGCTGGGCATTGAGGTGGTGCCCATTCCCGGCCCAAGCGCTTTGATTTGTGCGCTGTCCGCGTCCGGTCTACCCAGTGATCGGTTTTTGTTTCTTGGTTTTGCACCGCGCAGCCAAAGTGCGCGGCGTGCTTTTCTTGAAACAGCGGTCGCGGAACCCGGTACCCTAATTCTCTACGAGAGCGGCAAGCGCGTGCTGGCGACCCTGCAAGATTGCGCAGCGGTGCTGGGTGAGGCACGCCGGGCTGTGATCGCACGTGAGCTCACTAAGCGCTTCGAGACCTACCTTTCAGACTCGCTGGCGCAGCTGCATGCGCGGGTGAGCGCGGAGACTGAGCATCAGTTGGGGGAGCTGGTGCTGCTGATCGAGGGCGCCAGCGGTGGCGCCTCGGCAGAACGTGAGCGCGAGGCCCTGGTGGTGCTCGACATCCTGCGCGCCGAATTGCCGACCCGTCAGGCCGCGGCTCTGGCGGCGCGCATCACTGGTTTGCCGCGCAACTGGCTGTATCGCGCGGCTCTTGCCGCTGAGGATGGCCACCGTAATGATGACAGGCAGTCTTGA
- a CDS encoding phosphate-starvation-inducible PsiE family protein: MPDYLAVILAGLVAIGFMVSGYRLACRRDRADRSAADFGLSWPGHRDPDRMTQGQLQQEKGMASHQSAGHEEFPIESSDPVLRVLHWIMRAAAYVLAIAMVVVIVEGVISVIYQLYQALTSAPYFMVPDIVKTFGGFLAVLIAFEIFANITLYIRSDVFPVKLVIATALMAIARKIIVLDMSEYSALDLIGVAAVVIALGATYWLVSRIDQAPGIRASAPGDGC, from the coding sequence ATGCCAGATTATCTGGCGGTGATTCTTGCCGGGCTGGTGGCCATCGGCTTTATGGTCAGCGGCTATCGACTGGCATGCCGCCGGGACCGCGCTGACCGGTCGGCGGCTGATTTTGGACTGAGTTGGCCCGGTCATCGAGACCCGGATCGCATGACACAGGGACAGTTGCAACAGGAGAAAGGCATGGCATCGCATCAATCGGCTGGTCATGAAGAATTCCCGATCGAGTCATCGGACCCGGTGCTGCGGGTGCTGCACTGGATCATGCGGGCGGCAGCCTATGTGCTTGCCATCGCCATGGTCGTGGTCATCGTCGAGGGCGTGATCAGCGTCATCTATCAGCTCTACCAGGCGCTCACCTCGGCGCCTTATTTTATGGTGCCGGACATCGTCAAGACCTTCGGCGGTTTTCTGGCGGTACTGATCGCGTTTGAGATCTTCGCCAATATCACCCTCTATATTCGTTCTGACGTGTTTCCGGTGAAACTGGTTATTGCCACCGCGCTGATGGCGATCGCGCGAAAGATCATCGTGCTGGACATGAGTGAATACAGCGCGCTTGATCTGATCGGTGTCGCAGCGGTAGTGATCGCGCTGGGCGCGACCTACTGGCTGGTCTCGCGCATCGATCAGGCTCCGGGCATCCGCGCAAGCGCTCCGGGTGACGGTTGCTGA
- a CDS encoding ribulose-bisphosphate carboxylase, with the protein MALDQSKRYADLSLNEDELIAGGNHILCAYKMKPMAGHGYLEAAAHFAAESSTGTNVEVCTTDDFTKHVDALVYHIDEATEEMRIAYPLELFDRNMIDGRMMMVSFLTLTIGNNQGMGDIEHAKMYDFHVPPRALQLFDGPATDISNLWRILGRPVKDGGYIAGTIIKPKLGLRPEPFAEAAYSFWLGGDFIKNDEPQGNQVFCPTKKVIPLVADAMKRAQDETGQAKLFSMNVTADDHYEMCARADFVLETFGSDADKVALLVDGYVGGPGMVTTIRRQYPDQYLHYHRAGHGAITSPSSKRGYTAFVLAKMARLQGASGIHVGTMGYGKMEGDAKDKIIAYMIERDSCQGPAYHQEWLGMKPTTPIISGGMNALRLVGFFENLGHANLINTAGGGSYGHVDGPAAGARSLLQAFECWKAGANPLDWAKDHKEFARAFESFPHDADAIFPGWREKLGV; encoded by the coding sequence ATGGCATTAGACCAATCCAAACGCTACGCCGATCTCAGCCTGAACGAAGACGAGCTGATCGCCGGCGGCAATCATATCCTGTGCGCCTACAAAATGAAGCCGATGGCCGGCCATGGCTATCTCGAGGCCGCCGCGCACTTTGCCGCTGAGTCCTCCACCGGCACCAATGTGGAAGTCTGCACCACCGATGACTTTACCAAGCACGTCGATGCGCTGGTCTATCACATCGACGAGGCCACCGAGGAGATGCGCATTGCCTATCCGCTCGAGTTGTTCGATCGCAACATGATCGACGGGCGCATGATGATGGTGTCCTTTCTGACGCTCACCATCGGCAACAATCAGGGCATGGGCGACATTGAACATGCCAAGATGTACGACTTCCACGTCCCGCCGCGCGCGCTGCAGCTTTTCGACGGTCCGGCGACCGACATCAGCAATCTGTGGCGCATTCTCGGCCGTCCGGTCAAGGATGGCGGCTACATTGCCGGCACCATCATCAAGCCCAAGCTTGGCCTGCGCCCAGAACCCTTTGCCGAGGCGGCCTATTCCTTCTGGCTTGGCGGCGACTTCATCAAGAACGACGAACCCCAGGGCAACCAGGTGTTCTGCCCAACTAAAAAGGTCATTCCTCTGGTGGCCGACGCCATGAAGCGCGCCCAGGACGAGACCGGTCAGGCCAAGTTGTTCTCGATGAACGTGACCGCCGATGACCATTACGAGATGTGCGCGCGCGCGGATTTCGTGCTCGAGACTTTCGGCTCCGATGCCGATAAGGTGGCACTGCTGGTCGATGGCTATGTCGGCGGGCCGGGCATGGTCACCACCATTCGCCGCCAGTACCCGGATCAGTACCTGCATTACCACCGTGCCGGCCACGGTGCTATCACCTCGCCAAGTTCCAAGCGCGGCTACACAGCCTTTGTGCTGGCTAAGATGGCGCGTCTGCAAGGTGCTTCAGGTATTCACGTCGGTACCATGGGCTACGGCAAGATGGAGGGTGACGCCAAGGACAAGATTATCGCCTACATGATCGAGCGCGATAGCTGTCAGGGGCCGGCCTACCATCAGGAATGGTTGGGAATGAAGCCGACCACGCCGATCATCTCCGGTGGAATGAACGCTTTGCGCCTGGTGGGCTTCTTCGAGAACCTCGGCCACGCCAACCTGATCAACACCGCGGGTGGCGGTTCTTACGGCCATGTCGATGGCCCGGCGGCCGGTGCGCGCTCGCTGCTGCAAGCCTTCGAGTGCTGGAAAGCCGGCGCTAATCCGCTCGACTGGGCGAAGGATCACAAAGAATTCGCCCGCGCCTTCGAGTCCTTCCCGCACGATGCCGATGCCATCTTCCCCGGCTGGCGCGAGAAGTTGGGCGTTTGA
- a CDS encoding flagellin N-terminal helical domain-containing protein: protein MSERFTSQTRGLDQAIRNANGGISLTQVRGSALSTGSDELQRILKLAIKASNDTL, encoded by the coding sequence ATCTCTGAGCGCTTCACCTCGCAGACTAGAGGACTTGATCAGGCTATCCGTAATGCCAACGGCGGCATCTCCCTGACCCAGGTCAGGGGAAGCGCCCTGTCGACCGGCAGCGACGAACTGCAGCGCATCCTCAAGCTGGCAATTAAAGCCTCCAACGACACTCTATAG
- a CDS encoding flagellin N-terminal helical domain-containing protein produces MAQVINTNVKSLTAQRNLANSQKGISKTLARLSTGFRINSAKDDAAGLAISERFTSQIRGLNQSIRNANDGISFSQVAESALSTIGGNLQRIRELAVQSANGSNTASDRFALDGESQALIKEIQRVALNTEFNGRAVLDGSRNETFFQVGANQGQMIAVKGIDARTSSLGGEIHYRNDPSISYTKNITLDELSLETARDSGWAISLADAALDQINSMRAELGAVQAKFESAISNLSVSSENMSAARSRIRDADFAAETAELTRVQILQQAGISVLAQANSSPQSALSLLQ; encoded by the coding sequence ATGGCCCAAGTCATAAATACTAATGTGAAGTCTCTGACCGCTCAACGAAACCTTGCTAACTCACAGAAGGGTATTTCAAAGACACTCGCCCGACTCTCGACAGGATTTCGCATTAATAGCGCAAAAGATGATGCTGCTGGACTAGCAATTTCAGAGCGTTTCACTTCTCAGATTCGGGGTCTAAATCAGTCAATCAGAAATGCGAATGACGGCATTTCATTTTCGCAGGTTGCTGAATCTGCTCTAAGTACCATCGGTGGCAATTTGCAGCGAATTCGTGAGTTAGCCGTGCAATCTGCAAATGGGAGCAATACTGCGAGTGATCGGTTCGCGCTTGACGGCGAGTCGCAGGCACTGATCAAGGAGATTCAGCGCGTTGCGCTAAACACGGAATTTAACGGGCGGGCTGTGCTGGATGGATCGAGAAATGAAACATTTTTTCAGGTTGGGGCTAATCAAGGGCAGATGATTGCTGTGAAAGGCATTGATGCGCGGACGTCAAGTTTGGGTGGGGAAATCCATTATAGGAATGACCCTAGCATTAGTTATACAAAAAATATAACTTTAGATGAACTCAGCCTAGAAACCGCGAGGGATTCCGGGTGGGCGATTAGTCTGGCAGATGCTGCTTTGGATCAAATTAACTCCATGCGGGCTGAACTGGGAGCGGTACAAGCTAAATTTGAGAGTGCGATTAGCAACCTCAGTGTCTCTTCTGAAAACATGTCCGCTGCCCGTTCGAGAATTCGCGATGCAGACTTCGCGGCCGAGACAGCAGAACTTACTCGAGTACAAATTCTTCAGCAGGCCGGCATTTCGGTTTTGGCGCAAGCAAACTCGTCGCCACAGAGTGCTTTGTCGCTACTCCAGTAG